In Oenanthe melanoleuca isolate GR-GAL-2019-014 linkage group LGE22, OMel1.0, whole genome shotgun sequence, the following proteins share a genomic window:
- the COPZ1 gene encoding coatomer subunit zeta-1 has protein sequence MEALVLEPSLYTVKAIIILDNDGERLFAKYYDDTYPSVKEQRAFEKNIFSKTHRSDSEIALLEGLTVVYKGSIDLYCYVIGSAHQNELMLTAVLNCLFDSLSQMLRKSVERRALLDNMEGLFLAVDEIVDGGWGRVTCPGADCHLSWG, from the exons ATGGAGGCGCTGGTGCTG gaGCCGTCCCTGTACACGGTCAAGGCCATCATCATCCTGGACAACGACGGCGAGCGGCTCTTCGCCAag taCTACGATGACACGTACCCCAGTGTGAAGGAGCAGCGCGCCTTCGAGAAGAACATCTTCAGCAAAACCCACCGCAGTGACA gtgAGATCGCGCTGCTGGAGGGACTGACCGTGGTGTACAAGGGCAGCATCGACCTGTACTGCTACGTCATCGGCAGCGCCCACCAGAACgag ctgatgCTCACGGCCGTGCTCAACTGCCTGTTCGACTCCCTGAGCCAAATGCTGAG GAAGAGCGTGGAGCGCCGGGCGCTGCTGGACAACATGGAGGGGCTGTTCCTGGCCGTGGACGAGATCGTGGACGGAGGGTGGGGCCgtgtcacctgtcctggggctgattgtcacctgtcctggggctga